Part of the Halodesulfovibrio aestuarii DSM 17919 = ATCC 29578 genome, ATGGATGCTACCACTGAACAGGGTCATGTTGTTGCTCAGGCAAACGCAGAACTCGCAGATGATGGCAGCTTTGTGAATGAATTTGTTACCACTCGTTACCTTGGCGACGTTCTCATGTCTCCACGTGAAGATGTTACCCTTATGGACATCTCACCAAGCCAGATGGTTTCCATCTCTGCTGCGCTGATTCCGTTCCTCGAACACGATGATGCGAACCGCGCACTTATGGGTTCTAACATGCAGCGTCAGGCAGTTCCACTGCTCCGCTGTAATAAACCTATTGTTGGAACCGGCATGGAAGGCCCTGTTGCACAGGACTCCGGAGCATGTATTATCGCTGAAGCCGACGGCATTGTCCGCTTTGCTGATGCAGACCGCATCGTTGTATCATACTTTAACGGCCTCTACCCTGAGTCTGGCGGAGTACGCAGCTACGATCTGCAAAAGCATCACAAATCTAACCAGAGCTCTTGCTTTGGTCAGAAACCAACCTGTCATCCTAACCAGCAAGTTACTCGCGGTACTATTCTCGCTGACGGCCCTGGTATTGAAGATGGCGAACTGGCACTGGGTAAAAACCTCGTAGTAGCGTTTATGCCTTGGTGTGGTTACAACTTCGAGGACTCCATCCTCATCTCCGAACGTACGGTTAAAGAAGATGTCTTTACCTCCGTACACATTGAAGAGTTTGAAGTTGTTGCTCGTGACACCAAGCTTGGACCTGAAGAAATTACCCGTGATATTCCGAACGTAAGCGAAGAAATGCTCCGCAACCTTGATGGCAGCGGTATTATTCGCATCGGTGCAAACGTATGCCCGGACGATATCCTCGTAGGTAAAATTACTCCTAAAGGTGAGACTCAGCTCTCCCCTGAAGAGAAACTCCTCCGTGCGATCTTCGGTGACAAAGCACGTGACGTTAAGAACACCTCCCTGAAAGTTCCTCCTGGAATCGAAGGTACTGTAATTGACGTTAAAGTGTTTAACCGTCGTTCCGGTGAAAAAGACGAACGCACTAAAAATATTGAAGATTACGAACTTGCTAAGCTCGATCGTAAAGAACAGAGCCACATTGCTGCACTCACTATGTCTACCATGACTAAAGTTGTGGAAGAAGCAGAAGGTAAACAGCTTGCTTACAACATCCCAGGTAAGCGTAAAGGCGAAGTTCTTGCTGAAGCAGGTCACGTAGTAACAGCTGAAATTCTTAATGAAATACCAGTTAAGAAACTTTCAGGTCTGTTTAAGTCTAAAGAAGTAAACGAAGCCATTGAGCACATCATTGAAGAATATGATAAGCAGGTTTCCTTTATTAAAAATATCTACGACACCAAGCGTGATAAAGTGTCTGAAGGCGACGATCTGCCTCCAGGCGTGCTTAAGATGGTTAAATGCTACATCGCAGTTAAGCGTAAGCTTAGCGTAGGTGACAAAATGGCTGGCCGTCACGGTAACAAAGGTGTTGTTTCCCAGATTCTGCCAATTGAGGACATGCCGTTCTTTGCAGATGGTTCTACTGTAGACATCGTACTTAACCCACTGGGTGTACCGTCTCGTATGAACATCGGTCAGATCATGGAAACACACTTAGGTTGGGGCGCACTCAAACTTGGTGAACAGCTTGCAGCACTTCTTGAAACCGGAGAACATCTCAAAGATGTTCGCGCCCGAGTTAAAGAAGTATACAAGTGTAAGACTATCAACCGCATGGTTGACGAAATGGATGATGATGAATTCACCCAAGCAGTTCGTCGACTGAGCACCGGTATCGTTACTAAGACTCCGGTATTTGATGGTGCACGTGAAGAAGAAATCTGGTCATGGATTGCCGATGCAGGCATGCCGGATGACGGTAAGAACGTACTGTTCGACGGCCGTACTGGTGATCAGTTTGAGAACCGCGTAACTACAGGTGTTATGTACATCCTGAAACTGCACCACTTGGTTGATGAAAAAATCCACGCCCGTTCAACTGGTCCTTACTCACTCGTTACGCAGCAGCCACTGGGCGGTAAAGCTCAGTTTGGTGGTCAGCGTCTTGGTGAGATGGAAGTTTGGGCACTGGAAGCGCATGGTGCAGCTTACATGTTGCAGGAATTCCTGACCGTTAAGTCCGATGACGTAACTGGTCGTGTAAAAATGTACGAGAAGATCGTAAAGGGTGACAACTTCCTTGAAGCTGGCATGCCTGAGTCCTTCAACGTACTTATTAAGGAATTGATGTCCCTCGGTTTGGACATCACTCTGCATCAGGAAGAGGAACAAAAAGGTCCGCGCACCTTCCTTGCTGACTAAATAGAACGGGTTTGCCTTGTAAGCCAAGGCAAACCCGATTTTAGGATACTGTTACAGTTCCCAAAACCCGCATGACAACCTTTATGGGTGGGGTAACAACTATGACTTTAGATGATCTTTTCTCTGCACGAAGCAATACAGCTCAGGCTGCAGATATTCACAATTTGAAGGCTATTCAGATCTCAATTGCTGCTCCGGAAGCAATTCGTGAGTGGTCTTTCGGTGAAGTTAAAAAGCCAGAAACCATTAACTACCGTACGTTCAAACCAGAACGCGACGGTCTTTTCTGTGCGAAGATCTTCGGCCCAGTAAAAGATTACGAGTGTAACTGCGGAAAATACAAACGCATGAAGCACCGCGGCATTGTCTGCGAAAAGTGTGGCGTTGAAGTAATTGCTTCCAAAGTTCGTCGTGAACGTATGGGTCACATTGAGCTTGCTGCTCCTGTTGCACATATCTGGTTCCTGAAGACTCTGCCTTCCAAGATCGGTACACTGCTCGACATGACCATGTCTGATCTTGAAAAAGTATTGTACTTTGACTCTTTTGTTGTTCTTGATCCGGGTCAGACTTCCCTTGCCAAGAATCAGGTTATCTCTGAAGACCATTACTTCCAGGTAATCGACCACTACGGCGAAGACGCAATCGTAGTAGGCATGGGTGCAGAAGCTATTCGCGGTCTCATTGAAGAGCTCAATCTTGAGACTCTGCGCCATGAGTTACGTGAAGAATCTCAGACTACCCGTTCTCAGACCAAAAAGAAAAAACTTACAAAACGACTAAAGATTGTTGAGGCTTTTCTTGAGTCCAACAACCGTCCTGAATGGATGATTATGGAAGTTGTTCCGGTAATTCCACCAGAACTTCGCCCACTCGTTCCTCTGGATGGCGGACGTTTCGCAACATCCGACCTCAACGACCTTTACCGTCGTGTTATTAACCGTAACAACCGCCTGAAGCGTTTGATGGAACTCGGTGCTCCTGAGATCATCATCCGTAACGAAAAACGTATGCTTCAGGAATCTGTTGACGCACTCTTCGACAACGGTCGCCGCGGTCGCGCAATTACCGGTACTAATGGTCGCCCACTCAAGTCCTTGTCAGATATGATCAAGGGTAAACAGGGTCGTTTCCGTCAGAACCTTCTCGGTAAGCGTGTTGACTACTCCGGTCGTTCCGTAATTGTTGTAGGTCCAAGCCTTAAGCTGCACCAATGTGGTCTCCCTAAAAAGATGGCCCTTGAGCTCTTTAAGCCGTTTATCTACTCCAAACTTGAAGAAAGAAATCTCGCCTCTACTATTAAGAGCGCGAAGAAAATGGTTGAGCGTGAAGAACTGGTCGTTTGGGACATCCTTGAAGAAGTTGTACGCGAATATCCAATTCTCCTTAACCGTGCGCCGACACTTCACCGTCTTGGTATTCAGGCATTTGAACCTACCCTCGTTGAAGGTAAGGCTATTCGCCTGCACCCACTCGTTTGTTCCGCATACAACGCTGACTTCGATGGTGACCAGATGGCTGTGCACGTACCTCTTTCTGTTGAAGCACAGATCGAAGCACGCGTACTTATGATGTCTACAAACAACATTCTTTCTCCAGCTAACGGTTCTCCAGTTATCGTTCCTTCTCAGGATATCGTTCTCGGTCTGTACTACATGACCGTCGAACGTTCTTTCGAGAAAGGCGAAGGCATGGAATTCTGCGGCCGCTGGGAAGTTATCTCTGCATATGACCACGGACAGATTTCTCTGCACGCCCGCATCAAGGTTCGTCTTGATGATGGACGCATTGTTGAAACTACCCCTGGTCGCGTAATCGTTTCTCAAATTCTGCCGGAAGGCATGGACTTTAACCGAGCTAACGAAGTTATGACCAAGAAAAACATTGGTAAACTCGTAAGCTCTGCATACCGCGAATGCGGCATTAAAGCCTCTGTTCTTCTCTGTGACCGTCTCAAAAACTTAGGTTATGAGTTCGGTACCCGCGCTGGTGTTACCATTGCGGTTAAAGACCTTGAGATCCCGGATAGCAAAAAAGGCATTCTGGAAAAATCTCAATCAGAAGTTGACGAAATTGAACGCCAGTACCGTGAAGGTATTATTACCCGCACCGAAAAATACAACAAAATCGTTGATGTTTGGACTAAGACTACTCAGGACGTGTCCAACGAAATGATGAAGCACATCTCACGTGATATCATCAAAGACGAGAAGACTGGAAAAGAAGAGTCTAACCTCTCCTTTAACTCCATCTTCATGATGTCCAACTCCGGTGCTCGAGGTAACCAGGATCAGATGCGTCAGCTCGCAGGTATGCGTGGTCTGATGGCGAAACCGTCCGGTGAAATTATTGAAACACCAATTACATCTTCATTCCGTGAAGGTCTTTCCGTGCTTCAGTACTTCACCTCCACTCACGGTGCTCGTAAAGGTCTTGCGGATACCGCGCTTAAAACCGCGAACTCCGGTTACCTTACCCGTCGTCTTGTTGACGTTGTTCAGGACGTTATCATTGGCGAACATGATTGTGGTACTGTTGACGGCCTTGAGCTCGGTCACCTCGTTATTGGTGGTGAGATCAAAATGCGTCTTTCAGAACGTGCAATCGGCCGTGTTGTTCTCTATCCGGTTCTTGATCCAATTACCAAAGAAGAGATTATTCCGGCAAACGGCCTCATCAACGAAGAACGCGCACAGCTTCTCGATGATCGCGGCGTAAACTCCATCACCATCCGCTCTGCACTCACCTGTTCTTCCGAACACGGTATTTGTGCTTTATGTTATGGTCGTGACCTTGCTCGCGGTCGTCTCGTAAACTGCGGTGAGACTGTAGGTATTATTGCTGCACAGTCAATTGGTGAACCTGGTACTCAGCTGACAATGCGTACCTTCCACATTGGTGGTACCGCATCTACCCAAATTGAGAAATCCAGCATTGAAGCTCAGCACACAGGTCGCGTTGTGACCTCCCGTGTTAAAGCTGTTACAAATAAAAATGGTTACCAACTTGTACTTGGTAAATCAGGTCAGGTTTCCATCGTTGATGAACAGGGTCGTGAACGCGAAAAATACATCCTTCCTAACGGTTCCCGCTTGAACGTAACCGATGGTCAGGAAGTAACCAAGGGCGATGTTATCGCTGATTGGGATCCATTCAACGAACCATTCGTTTCTGAAGTTCCTGGTACAGTTAAGTTTACCGATATTATCGATGGCAAAACTTTCCAGGAAACAACTGACCTTGCGACTCAGATGGCAACACGTACCATTATTGAGTACCGTACAACCAACTTGAAACCGTCCATCTCCATCTGTGATGAAAACGGTGAGCCTAAATTCCGTGGCGATACTTCCATCCCTGCGGTTTACCAGCTCCCTGTTGGCGCGATTATCATGATTCAGGATGGTCAGGAGCTTGAAGCGGGTGATGTTATCGCTCGTAAACCTCGTGAAACATCCAAGACTAAAGATATCGTAGGTGGTCTTCCACGAGTTGCGGAACTCTTTGAGGTTCGCAAACCTAAAGACCTTGCAGTGGTTACCGAAATCGATGGTATCGTATCCTACGCAGGTGAAACCAAAGGTAAGCG contains:
- the rpoC gene encoding DNA-directed RNA polymerase subunit beta' gives rise to the protein MTLDDLFSARSNTAQAADIHNLKAIQISIAAPEAIREWSFGEVKKPETINYRTFKPERDGLFCAKIFGPVKDYECNCGKYKRMKHRGIVCEKCGVEVIASKVRRERMGHIELAAPVAHIWFLKTLPSKIGTLLDMTMSDLEKVLYFDSFVVLDPGQTSLAKNQVISEDHYFQVIDHYGEDAIVVGMGAEAIRGLIEELNLETLRHELREESQTTRSQTKKKKLTKRLKIVEAFLESNNRPEWMIMEVVPVIPPELRPLVPLDGGRFATSDLNDLYRRVINRNNRLKRLMELGAPEIIIRNEKRMLQESVDALFDNGRRGRAITGTNGRPLKSLSDMIKGKQGRFRQNLLGKRVDYSGRSVIVVGPSLKLHQCGLPKKMALELFKPFIYSKLEERNLASTIKSAKKMVEREELVVWDILEEVVREYPILLNRAPTLHRLGIQAFEPTLVEGKAIRLHPLVCSAYNADFDGDQMAVHVPLSVEAQIEARVLMMSTNNILSPANGSPVIVPSQDIVLGLYYMTVERSFEKGEGMEFCGRWEVISAYDHGQISLHARIKVRLDDGRIVETTPGRVIVSQILPEGMDFNRANEVMTKKNIGKLVSSAYRECGIKASVLLCDRLKNLGYEFGTRAGVTIAVKDLEIPDSKKGILEKSQSEVDEIERQYREGIITRTEKYNKIVDVWTKTTQDVSNEMMKHISRDIIKDEKTGKEESNLSFNSIFMMSNSGARGNQDQMRQLAGMRGLMAKPSGEIIETPITSSFREGLSVLQYFTSTHGARKGLADTALKTANSGYLTRRLVDVVQDVIIGEHDCGTVDGLELGHLVIGGEIKMRLSERAIGRVVLYPVLDPITKEEIIPANGLINEERAQLLDDRGVNSITIRSALTCSSEHGICALCYGRDLARGRLVNCGETVGIIAAQSIGEPGTQLTMRTFHIGGTASTQIEKSSIEAQHTGRVVTSRVKAVTNKNGYQLVLGKSGQVSIVDEQGREREKYILPNGSRLNVTDGQEVTKGDVIADWDPFNEPFVSEVPGTVKFTDIIDGKTFQETTDLATQMATRTIIEYRTTNLKPSISICDENGEPKFRGDTSIPAVYQLPVGAIIMIQDGQELEAGDVIARKPRETSKTKDIVGGLPRVAELFEVRKPKDLAVVTEIDGIVSYAGETKGKRKLMVTPEVGEAKEYLVPKGKHITVTEGDFVEAGEQLTEGQPELHDILRIKGEKFLANYLCEEIQEVYRFQGVGIDDKHIEIIVRQMLKKVSVLDPGETSFLVGEQVDKQEFRDENRKAVAEGRMPANAEPLVLGITQASLTTSSFISAASFQETTKVLTEASLRGKRDRLRGLKENVIVGRLIPAGSGYRDFVSANIEVPMQEERADKFLDELDEPVYPVNA
- the rpoB gene encoding DNA-directed RNA polymerase subunit beta, yielding MSQLYKKFGKIEVTLPIPHLLNLQVDSYKKFLQEGRTDRLPDEGLEGVFRSVFPIEDFNRTASLEYVRYDISEPKYDQAECIAKGLTYEAPIRITVRLVVYDVDEETENRTIRDIKEQDIYFGTLPLMTEKGTFIVNGTERVIVNQLQRSPGIIFEHDSGKTHSSRKVLYSCRIIPMRGSWLDFDFDHKDILYVRIDRRRKMPATILFKAMGMSRADILDCFYEKEYFRLEDGKVMWEVHKDMYRKEIAYVDLGDGEKVFVKQGKPITKRTWRQLLEAGIETIEVAPDTLTGLFLAEDLVDENTGEVLADAADELTEDTVERIREAGVKRLPVLHTRGADVSSSMRDTLLLDKTEDSESARVEIYRRLRPSSPPTPEIASTFFENLFRSGDYYDLSPVGRYKMNQRLDLDRENDMRTLSDNDIFTAIKILCNLKDSHGPADDIDHLGNRRVRPVGELVENQYRIGLVRMERAIKERMSLQEVATLMPHDLINPKPVAAVLKEFFGTSQLSQFMDQTNALSEVTHKRRLSALGPGGLTRERAGFEVRDVHTSHYGRICPIETPEGPNIGLIVSLTTYSKVNDFGFIETPYRVVKDSRVTDEVIYMDATTEQGHVVAQANAELADDGSFVNEFVTTRYLGDVLMSPREDVTLMDISPSQMVSISAALIPFLEHDDANRALMGSNMQRQAVPLLRCNKPIVGTGMEGPVAQDSGACIIAEADGIVRFADADRIVVSYFNGLYPESGGVRSYDLQKHHKSNQSSCFGQKPTCHPNQQVTRGTILADGPGIEDGELALGKNLVVAFMPWCGYNFEDSILISERTVKEDVFTSVHIEEFEVVARDTKLGPEEITRDIPNVSEEMLRNLDGSGIIRIGANVCPDDILVGKITPKGETQLSPEEKLLRAIFGDKARDVKNTSLKVPPGIEGTVIDVKVFNRRSGEKDERTKNIEDYELAKLDRKEQSHIAALTMSTMTKVVEEAEGKQLAYNIPGKRKGEVLAEAGHVVTAEILNEIPVKKLSGLFKSKEVNEAIEHIIEEYDKQVSFIKNIYDTKRDKVSEGDDLPPGVLKMVKCYIAVKRKLSVGDKMAGRHGNKGVVSQILPIEDMPFFADGSTVDIVLNPLGVPSRMNIGQIMETHLGWGALKLGEQLAALLETGEHLKDVRARVKEVYKCKTINRMVDEMDDDEFTQAVRRLSTGIVTKTPVFDGAREEEIWSWIADAGMPDDGKNVLFDGRTGDQFENRVTTGVMYILKLHHLVDEKIHARSTGPYSLVTQQPLGGKAQFGGQRLGEMEVWALEAHGAAYMLQEFLTVKSDDVTGRVKMYEKIVKGDNFLEAGMPESFNVLIKELMSLGLDITLHQEEEQKGPRTFLAD